One part of the Haliotis asinina isolate JCU_RB_2024 chromosome 2, JCU_Hal_asi_v2, whole genome shotgun sequence genome encodes these proteins:
- the LOC137273178 gene encoding cytochrome P450 1A2-like, which produces MVGQHSSAGGMATLVSSVEIQVAVATFIASFATIKLFRYFQSNHHAAPGPWGYPVLGHLPLLGTEPHVTFQNLRKKFGDVFRIQLGAWPALVVNGKKAIKEALVEQGDAFSGRPQFYTTSSSALYDGQGLSFSQFNLDYLRHRKMANKVLSAFANAKSNPIEDAIHHEIDTVTDSFASKRGRSFCPHDDVFLAAGSIIYQICYGRQEDIRERKDFTDFILQSKEFTETVSAGNPIDIFPWLRFVIPWTLTNFRRLIRRSIESRQKKVEEHVTTFDRDHLRDATDGFVNIVNSNSEDMQVLGSRRIFSTIDDFFGAGFGTVATTMEWATMYMAANPEVQAKVQQEIDDVVGPSRRPTLEDRGKMVYTEACIHEIMRITALAPLSLPHYTTTDLTFQGYNVKKDTVVFINLYSMSHDPDVWGDPEVFRPERFLDSSGQINKALLEEFLPFATGRRKCLGEFLGRMEVFLFFTGLLQKCSFSRPPEVPEYDYGVGVGFVRSPKPFDVQVTLRY; this is translated from the coding sequence ATGGTAGGGCAGCACTCGTCAGCAGGAGGCATGGCAACATTGGTTTCCTCAGTTGAGATCCAGGTTGCCGTGGCAACGTTTATTGCGTCCTTCGCAACAATCAAGTTATTCAGATACTTTCAAAGTAATCACCACGCAGCTCCTGGACCGTGGGGGTACCCAGTCCTGGGTCACCTGCCTCTTCTCGGAACTGAACCTCACGTCACCTTCCAAAACCTACGAAAGAAATTCGGGGATGTGTTCCGCATTCAACTAGGCGCCTGGCCAGCTCTCGTAGTCAATGGCAAGAAAGCGATTAAGGAGGCCTTGGTTGAACAAGGTGACGCATTCTCTGGACGGCCTCAATTCTACACAACATCATCGTCTGCCCTATACGATGGTCAGGGGTTAAGCTTTAGTCAGTTTAACCTCGACTATTTACGACACAGAAAAATGGCCAATAAGGTCCTTTCAGCTTTCGCAAATGCCAAATCCAATCCAATTGAAGATGCTATCCACCATGAGATAGATACAGTTACTGACTCATTTGCTTCCAAGAGGGGAAGAAGTTTCTGTCCTCACGATGACGTTTTCCTTGCTGCGGGGAGTATCATATACCAGATCTGCTATGGTCGCCAGGAAGACATCAGAGAAAGGAAAGACTTCACTGATTTTATCCTGCAATCTAAAGAGTTCACTGAGACAGTATCGGCAGGAAATCCAATTGACATATTTCCCTGGCTTCGATTTGTGATTCCTTGGACATTGACCAATTTTCGTCGGTTAATCAGGAGATCCATTGAGTCTCGTCAGAAAAAGGTGGAAGAACATGTGACTACCTTTGATCGTGATCACCTCCGTGACGCTACTGATGGGTTTGTAAACATCGTTAACAGCAACAGTGAGGACATGCAGGTATTAGGCAGCCGTCGGATTTTTTCAACAATTGATGACTTCTTTGGTGCAGGGTTTGGAACGGTGGCTACCACCATGGAATGGGCGACCATGTACATGGCTGCCAATCCAGAGGTTCAGGCTAAAGTGCAGCAGGAGATTGACGACGTTGTGGGGCCGTCTCGGAGACCAACGTTAGAAGACCGGGGAAAGATGGTTTACACTGAAGCCTGCATACACGAAATCATGCGCATCACTGCACTAGCTCCTCTATCACTACCGCATTATACCACAACTGACCTCACATTTCAAGGTTACAACGTAAAAAAGGACACTGTTGTCTTCATCAACCTCTACTCCATGAGCCACGACCCTGACGTGTGGGGCGACCCGGAAGTGTTTCGTCCTGAACGTTTCCTGGACTCTTCCGGTCAGATCAACAAAGCTCTCTTGGAGGAGTTCCTGCCATTTGCTACTGGAAGGCGGAAGTGCCTTGGGGAATTCTTGGGCAGGATGGAAGTATTCCTGTTCTTTACTGGTCTCTTGCAGAAGTGTTCCTTTAGCAGACCTCCAGAAGTTCCCGAATACGACTATGGGGTTGGTGTTGGTTTCGTTCGAAGCCCGAAACCGTTTGACGTTCAGGTCACATTGCGATATTAA